TCGAACCAGTTACTGCTCCAATCTTTATTAAATCCCAGACGAAAACCTATTGGATGAGTTTTTTGACCCAAGAAACCTCCGATTATTTTTTCTTTTGATTCTTGCCGACTTTATCTTTTTTCTCGGCAACGGTTACAGAAATGTGACTACTGCGCTTCCGGATAACCGACGCGCGCCCCATCGAGCCGGCGCGAAACCGTTTTACCGTTGCGCCCGCATCGACTAAAATTGTCTTCACGAATAAATCTTCCGGATTGACGCCGGCGCCGCCCTCCAGTGCCATGAGATTTGAAACGGCAGATCGAACGGTTTTTTCAACCCACTCCGACGCCCTTTTGTTGCTAAAATGCAGCTGATTTAGCACGGTCTCAACGTCTTTCCCTCGAACAAGGTCGGCAACCATGCGAACTTTTCGCGGAGATTGCTTGATATGTCTGCTGATGGCTTTTGCTTCCATATTCGTTACTTCGCACCCTTCTTTTCTGCTCCGGCATGTCCTCGGAATATTCTCGTGTGCGAAAACTCACCGAGTTTATGTCCTACCATATTTTCCGTAACAAATACCGGGATAAACTTATTTCCGTTATGAACGGCGACGGTTTGTCCGACAAATTCGGGAGAAATCGTCGATCTTCTGGCCCAAGTCTTGATGACCTTTTTCTTGCCCGAAGCATTCATCTGCTCAATTTTCACCAACAGTTTGGCGTCTATGTATGGTCCTTTCTTCAGCG
The Candidatus Marinimicrobia bacterium CG08_land_8_20_14_0_20_45_22 DNA segment above includes these coding regions:
- a CDS encoding 50S ribosomal protein L22 — encoded protein: MEAKAISRHIKQSPRKVRMVADLVRGKDVETVLNQLHFSNKRASEWVEKTVRSAVSNLMALEGGAGVNPEDLFVKTILVDAGATVKRFRAGSMGRASVIRKRSSHISVTVAEKKDKVGKNQKKK
- a CDS encoding 30S ribosomal protein S19 — translated: MSRSLKKGPYIDAKLLVKIEQMNASGKKKVIKTWARRSTISPEFVGQTVAVHNGNKFIPVFVTENMVGHKLGEFSHTRIFRGHAGAEKKGAK